The Amycolatopsis methanolica 239 nucleotide sequence ATGACGGCGATGTACCAGGCGATCGCGAACAACGGCCTGCGCGTGCAGCCGAGCATCGTCAAGCAGGAGATCCGCCCGGACGGCACCGTGGTGCCGAAGGCGGCGCCGGAGACGACGCAGGTGGTCAGCCCGGAGACCGCGACGACGGTGCGGAACATGATGCGCGCGGTCACCCAGACCGGGAGGAACGGCAACAGCGGGACGGCGCCGACGGCGGCGCTGGAGGGCTACCAGATCTCCGGCAAGACCGGCACCGGCCAGCAGGTCAACCCGGCCACCGGGGCGTACAGCGACACCCTCTACAACATCACCTTCGCCGGGATCCTGCCCGCGGACAACCCGCGGTTCGTCGTAGGCATCCGCCTGGACGCGCCGGACACCACGCTGCCCGCGGGCCACTCGGCGGCGCCGCTGTTCCACGACATCGCCTCGTACCTGACGCAGCGGTTCCAGATCCCGCTGTCCGACGGCACGGCGCCGTACGTGCCGCTCGTGCTGCCCTGAGGTCCGCCCATCAGCGGTGGAGCCGCCCCCGCCACCAGCCTCGCCCGGCGAGGCGTCGTGGGGATTCCCGTCGCTGTCCAATCGAGACACATGCGGTAGGAGTACCGGGCCGCAAGCGGGGAATCCCGGCTCGGTAACCTTCCGTGCTGTGTCGGTGGAAGCGTCTGGAAGCAGCACCATGTCGCAGGAAGCGGAGGGGCGGGTACCGGACAGCCCGGTGAAGGCGGCGGTGGCGCCGCCACGGCCGACCCGCATCGAGCCGGTCCCGCTCACCACGCTCGTCGCGCGCGCGGACGCGCGCCTGGTCGGCGAGCCGCACTGGCCGGGCGACACGGTCGTTACGGGGGCCACCCTGCGGGCCCAGCACGTCCTGCCCGGCGACCTGTTCGCCGCGCTGCCCGGCGCGCGGGCGCACGGGGCGGACTTCGCCGCGGAGGCCATCGCGGCCGGGGCGGCGGCGGTGCTGACCGACGAGGCGGGCGCGGACCGGCCGGCGCTGCGCGAGGCGGGCGTCCCGGTGCTGGTGCACCCGGACCCGCGCGGCGTGCTCGGCTCGGTGGCCGCCTGGATCTACGGCGAGCCGTCGCTGGAGCTGGCCGTCCTCGGCATCACCGGCACGTCGGGCAAGACCACCACGACCTACCTGGTCGAGTCGGGCCTGCGCGCCGCCGGGCACGTGACCGGCCTGATCGGCACCATCGAGACCCGCATCGCCGGCGAGCGGCTGGCCAGCGCGTTCACCACGCCCGAGGCGCCGGACCTGCAGGCGCTGCTGGCGGTGATGGTCGAGCAGGGCGTCACGCACGTGCCGATGGAGGTGTCCAGCCACGCGCTCGCGCTGGGCCGCGTCAACGGCACCCGCTTCGCGGTCGGCGCGTTCACCAACCTCTCCCAGGACCACCTGGACTTCCACCGCGACATGGAGGAGTACTTCGCCGCCAAGTCGCTGCTGTTCGACGGCCGCTCCACCACCGAGGTGGTGTGCATCGACACCGCGTGGGGCCAGGCGCTGCTGACGCCCCACACGATCACCGTGACCACCGAGCCGGGCGTGGACGCCAGCTGGACCGCCACGGACTTCGCCACCACCCCGACCGGTGAGCAGAGCTTCACGCTGCACTCGCCCGCCGGCCGCACCGCGCGCGCCACGCTGCCGCTGCCGGGCACCTTCAACATCGCCAACGCGCTGCTGGCCGCGGCGATCCTGGAGACCTGCGGCGTCACGCT carries:
- a CDS encoding UDP-N-acetylmuramoyl-L-alanyl-D-glutamate--2,6-diaminopimelate ligase, producing MSQEAEGRVPDSPVKAAVAPPRPTRIEPVPLTTLVARADARLVGEPHWPGDTVVTGATLRAQHVLPGDLFAALPGARAHGADFAAEAIAAGAAAVLTDEAGADRPALREAGVPVLVHPDPRGVLGSVAAWIYGEPSLELAVLGITGTSGKTTTTYLVESGLRAAGHVTGLIGTIETRIAGERLASAFTTPEAPDLQALLAVMVEQGVTHVPMEVSSHALALGRVNGTRFAVGAFTNLSQDHLDFHRDMEEYFAAKSLLFDGRSTTEVVCIDTAWGQALLTPHTITVTTEPGVDASWTATDFATTPTGEQSFTLHSPAGRTARATLPLPGTFNIANALLAAAILETCGVTLEETVTGLAHVEVPGRMERVYLGQDFTAVVDYAHKPAAVAQALDALRARTEGRIITVLGCGGDRDTAKRPMMGEAAAKRSEVLIVTDDNPRSEDPAAIRAAMLTGARAAGHDAGEVLEIGDRREAIVKAVELAGAGDVVLIAGKGHETGQEAAGVVHPFSDRDELAAAIRRRLEENQETR